The following is a genomic window from Nitrospirota bacterium.
GCGCGCACAGGCTGCCCTGAAGAGGGCCAGGGCCCGGCTGGAGGAGGCGCGGATTTATCTCGACTTCACCCGGGTGGTCTCGCCCACCACGGGGGTGGTCTCTGAGAAACGCATCGACGCGGGGAGCATGGCCGCGCCGGGGATGCCCCTTCTCATCGTGGAGGAGCCTTCCTATCGCCTTGAGGTGCAGGTGGACGAGCGCCTGCTGGGCAAGGTGAAAAAGGGCTCGCCGGCCGAGGTAACCATCTCCTCCCTGGGCCTGACCCTCACGGGCACGGTCTCCCGGGTGGTGCCCGCCGTGGACCCCGCAAGCAGGACGTTTCTCGTGAAAGTGGACATCGCCCAACCCGGCCTCAGAAGCGGCCTGTACGGGAGGGCGCGGTTCGCCCTGGCCGAGCGCGAGGCGCTCCTGGTTCCCCGGGGGGCCCTCGTCCGCAAGGGACAGCTCACCGGCGTCTACCTGGTGGGTCCGGAGGGCGTGGTCACCTACCGGCTCATCCGGGTCGGCAAGCTCTACCCCGGAGGGTACGAGGTCCTCTCGGGTGTTTCCAGCGGGGACCGCATCGTCGTGGGCGGCGTTGAGAACGCCGTGGACGGCGGCATGCTCAAGCGTCCCGCCGGGGAGGGCGCTTCCGAGTAAGGGCATGAACGACTTCGGCACGGCAGGAACAATAGCGCGGGCCTTCATCCGCTCCAAGCTCACCCCCCTCATCGTCATCGCCTCCCTCCTTCTGGGCTTCTTCGCGGTGGCCGTCACCCCCCGGGAGGAGGAGCCCCAGATACTGGTGCCCATGATAGACGTCTTCGTCTCCTTTCCGGGGGCCACGGCCGAGGAGGTGGAAAACAGGGTGACCAGCCCCATGGAGCGCCTCCTCTGGGAGATAAAGGGCGTGAAGTACGTCTATTCCATCGCCCGGCCGGGAGGAAACCTCACCATCGTCCGCTTCCGCGTGGGAGAGGACATGGAGAAGTCTCTGGTCAAGCTTTATAACAAGCTCTATTCCAACATGGACCGCCTGCCGCCGGGGGTCAGCACCCCCCTGGTAAAGCCCAAATCCATATTCGACGTTCCCATCCTCTCGCTCACCCTCTGGGGGAAGGGCTATACGGGATACGAGCTTCGCCGGATAGCCGAGGAGCTGAGGGAGAACCTCAAGCAGGACCAGGACGTCTCCGAGACCACCATCGTGGGGGGGCAGAGCCGCGAGGTCCGCGTGGAGCTCCAGCCCGCGCGCCTGGCCTCCCGCGGCCTGACGGCCATGGGCATCATGCAGGCACTGAAGGGCGCCAACGCCAACCTGGCATCGGGCTCCTTCCGCTCCAAGGGCAAGGAGTTTCTGGTGGAGGCGGGCGGGTTCCTCACCGGCGCGGAGGACGTGGGCGCGGTCGTGGTGGGCGTCTCTCGGGACGCGCCCGTGCACCTGCGCGACGTGGCCACGGTCACGGACGGCCCGGAGGAGCCCCGCAATTACGTCCTCATGGGACACGGCCCGGCCGGCAAGCTTCACGATACGGTGCAGTACGAGGCGGTGACCCTTGCCCTTGCCAAGAAGGCGGGAGCAAACGCCACCACGGTGGCCTCGCGGGCCATCCAGAAGACCGGGGCCCTCAAGGGCTCGGTCATCCCCTCGGACGTTCAGGTCACCGTCACCCGGAACTACGGGGAGACGGCCAAGGAGAAGTCCAACGAGCTTCTGAAGCACATGCTCATCGCCACCTTCTCGGTCGTGGTCCTGATAGCCCTGGCCCTGGGGTGGCGGGAGTCCATCGTGGTGGCCGTGGCCGTGCCTGTCACACTGGCCCTGACCCTGCTCATCACCTACCTTTACGGCTATACCCTGAACAGGGTGACCCTGTTCGCCCTTATCTTTTCCATCGGCATACTGGTGGACGACGCCATCGTGGTGGTGGAGAACATCCACCGCCATTTCAAGAAATCGGGGGTCTCCCTGATGACGGCGATTCTGGCCGTGGACGAGGTGGGAAACCCGACCATCCTGGCCACCTTTACCGTTATCGCGGCCCTGCTGCCCATGGCCTTCGTCTCGGGGCTCATGGGCCCCTACATGCGCCCCATCCCCGTGGGGGCCTCGGCGGCCATGCTCTTTTCCCTCCTGGTCGCCTTCATCGTCAGCCCCTGGATGAGCTACATCGTCCTCAAGCGCGTCCGCAAACGCGGAGAGGGAGAGGAGGAGCACGAAGAACAGGGCCGCATGCACGCCTTCTACCGCAGGACGCTTACCCCCCTAGTCAGGCGCAAGGCCCTGAGGCGGGGAGCCCTCCTGGGGGTGGCCGGCCTTCTGGGGCTCGCCCTGCTGCTTCTGCCGCTGAAGAAAGTCACCGTGAAGATGCTGCCCTTCGACAACAAGAACGAGCTTCAGGTGGTCATGGACATGCCCGAGGGGACCACGCTGGAGGAGACCGCCGCCCTGGCACGTGAGCTGGGCGAGTACCTGGCCACCGTGCCCGAGGTGACCAACTACGAGGCCTACGTGGGGGCGGCCTCGCCCTTCAACTTCAACGGGCTCGTGCGGCACTACTACCTGAGGCAGGAGAGCAACCAGGGCGACATCCAGGTGAACCTGGTGGGCAAGGCGGAGCGCAAGGCCCAGAGCCACGACATCGCCAAGCGCATCCGCCCCGCGCTGGCCCGTATCGGCGAGCACTATGGCGCCAGCGTAAAAGTGGTGGAGATTCCCCCCGGGCCCCCGGTGCTCTCCACCCTGGTGGCCGAGGTCTACGGGCCGGACCTCGACCGGCAGAGGCAGATAGCCCGCCGGATAAAGGACGTCTTTCAGGAGACGCCGGGGGTGGTGGACGTGGACTGGTTCGTCGAGGCCAAGCAGCCCAAGCTCACCTACCGGGTGAACAAGGAGAAGGCCGCCCGGGAGGGCATCAGCACCAGGGAGGTAGCCCGCACCCTCCGGGCCTTCCTGGGCGGGGAAAGCGCGGGCCTCGTGCACATGCCCGGGGAGAAGGAGCCCGTGCCCCTGGTGCTCCGGATGCCCATCGAAGAGCGCTCCGACCCCTCTTCCCTGCTCGGAGTGAAGATGCCCTCCCCGCAGGGAAAGCTCGTCCCCCTGGGGGAGCTGGTCCAGGTGGAGAAAGGCACCAGGGAGAGGGCCATCTATCACAAGAACCTTCGAAGGGTGACCTACGTCATCGGGGACGTGGCGGGCAAGGAGGAAAGCCCGGTCTACGCCATCCTGGCCATGAGGAAGAAGATAGAGGCCCTGCATCTGACCAAAGGGTACGAGTTCCGGCAGTATACGGCCTCCCAGCCCTGGCTCACCGACCACTACTCGATGAAGTGGGACGGGGAGTGGCACATCACCTACGAGGTCTTCCGGGACCTGGGCATAAGCTTCGCCGCGGTGCTGGTGCTCATCTTCATCCTGGTGGTGGCGTGGTTCGGAAGCTTCCTGACGCCCATCGTCATCATGTCACCCATCCCCCTGACGCTGGTGGGCATCCTCCCGGGGCACTGGGCCCTGGGGGCGTTCTTCACGGCGACCTCCATGATAGGGTTCATCGCCCTGGCGGGCATCATCGTCAGAAACTCCATCCTGCTCGTGGACTTCGTCGAGATGGAGTGGAAGGAAACGGGGGACCTGGAGGAAGCACTGGTCAGGGCCGGCGCGGTCAGGATGCGGCCCATCCTGCTTACGGCGGCGGCCGTCGTGGTGGGCTCCTTCGTCATCCTGTTCGACCCCATATTCCAGGGGCTGGCCATCTCCATGATGTTCGGGGCGGTGGGGGCCACGGCGCTCACCCTCCTGGCGGTGCCCCTGGTTTACTACGAGATGTTCAAGGGACGCCCCCGGCCGGGGACCGCAGAAGAGGAAGAGAAGCCCCGGGAAGAGGATGAACCCTGACGGGCACCAGTGCCCTTTCTCCCCCAAAGTGACGTTCTCACTGAATAAAGGGGTATTGGCGTCTTTAAAAAAGGGCACCGGTGCCCACCGGTGCCCAGGGCACGCCCTGGAGCGTCCTGACGTCGGGACGTATTGCTCAAGGGTGGGGGCAAGAAGAAAAGGGCACTGGTGCCCACTGGTCCCCCTGGTGCCCGCCCGTTTGACCCGTGGGGACAAATAACGTAAAATCATACAATTTACCGCGGGGCCTGCATGGCGGCCCGGCGTCCAGAGACGGAGGAGAAGGCGATGAAGATAATTCAGGGAGAGCTTCGGGCAAAGGGGCTCAGGTTCGGCATCGTGGCAAGCAGGTTCAACGATTTCATGACGGCCAAGCTTCTGGACGGGGCGCTGGACGCCCTGGGGCGGCACGGCGCGGAGGAGGCCGACATCGACGTGGTCAAGGTGCCGGGGGCCTTCGAGATGCCCCTCACCGCCAAGAAACTCGCCCAGAAAGGCAGGTACGACGCCGTCATCTGCCTGGGCACGGTCATTCGCGGGGCCACGCCGCACTTCGATTACATCGCCGCCGAGGTGAGCAAGGGCATCGCCCAGGTGGCCCTGGAGGCGGGCCTCCCCGTGGCCTTCGGCGTGGTGACGGCCGATACCATCGAGCAAGCCGTGGAGCGGGCGGGCTCAAAGAGCGGCAACAAGGGCTGGGACGCCGCCATGACGGCGATCGAGATGGCGCAGGTGATGAAACAGCTCTGATGAAACGCCGACGGGCCCGCGAATACGCCCTCCAGATGCTTTTCCAGCACGACCTCACCGACGGACACGCCGACCTCAGGGGCTTCTGGAACGACAAGGGAGAGGACACCGAGGTCACGGAGTTCGCCGAGAGCCTGGCCCGGGGCACCATGGAGAACCTGGCGGCCATAGACGCCGTCCTTCAGGAGGCCGCGGAGCACTGGGTCCTTACGCGGATGGCGGCCGTGGACAGAAACATCCTCCGCGTGGCCGCCTACGAGATTCTCTACCGCGACGACATCCCCTCGGCCGTCTCCATCAACGAGGCCCTGGAGATAGCCAAGAGATACTCCTCCTCCGAGTCGGCCGCCTTCATCAACGGCATCCTGGACCGCATAGCGCGGCAGAAGGAGAGGGCCTGAGCACCATGCCCACGGCCGTTGTCTCCGACGTGCATTCCAACCTGGCCGCCCTGGAGGCCGTCCTCGAGGACATCGAGAAGAGGCGGATAAAGGAAATCCTTTTCCTCGGGGATGCCGTGGGCTACGGTCCCGACCCCAACGAATGCGTTTCCCTTCTTCGGAAACACGCCCGGGTGCTCCTGGCCGGAAACCACGACTGGGCCGTCCTCGGGCAGACCGACATCGCCTACTTCAACCCCCTGGCCCGGGCCGCGGTGGCCTGGACGGACACCGTCCTGACCAAGGCGAACCGCAAGGCCCTGGCCTCCTGGCCCCTTACGGAACTGGCCCTGGACGGGGAGGCCCTGCTCGTGCACGCAAGCCCGGAGGACCCGCCCGCCTGGCACTACCTCATCACCCCGAAGGACGGGGAGCGGGCCCTCCGGTTTTTCTCCGAGCGCATCTGCATGGTGGGACACAGCCACCGCCCCTTCATAACCGAGAAGCCTCCGGAGGGCGAGTTCAATGCCTACGAGGACAGGGTGGACTTCCGGGAGGGCGCCCGCTACGTCGTCAACGCCGGCAGCGTGGGACAGCCCCGGGACCGGGACCCCCGGGCCTGTTACGCCGTCCTCCGGGACGGCGGCCTTTCGTTCGTCCGCGTCCCTTACGACATAGAGCGCACCCAGGAGGGCATGCGCAAGGCGGGCCTTCCCGCGCCCCTGGCCGAGCGGCTCTCCTACGGCATGTAGCGGTGGTGGCTCCGCCCGCCGGGGAGAGGTCCGGACAGCTCGCCCTCCCTTTCGCCCGCGACCCCGACTCTCTGCGCCGGTTCATCGAGGGCCACTGCGGCCGGCGCGTGGCCCTGGCCCTTACGGATAACGCCAGGAGCATCTTCTCCCTCAGGCTCCGGGCAATGGAGCGCCAGGTGCGGCTTCACCGCATGTTCCTCGAGGCCCCGGAGGACGTCCTCCGGGAGCTGGCCGAGTACATACGGCTCGGGAGGGGGAAAACGCCCCTTTTCTGGCGGTTCGTGCGTGCGCGGGCGGGCGAGCTCAAGCGGGCCGAGCCCCGGCGGGCGCATCTCAGGCCCCGGGGCAGGCACCACGACCTGACGCCTCTGTTCCGGGAGCTTAACGAGGAGTACTTCGGCGGCAGGCTCCGCTGTGGGGTAACCTGGGGGCGGCGGAGTCCCCGCCGCGGGGTGCGGTGCCGCACCCTGGGGAGCTACTCGCCCCATACCTACACCGTGCGGGTGAGCCCGCATCTGGACAGAAAGTCCGTCCCGGCCTATTTCATCCGGTACATCCTCTATCACGAGATGCTGCACGCCGACATGGGAGTGCTCAAAAGAAAGGGCCGCCGCCTGCTGCATTCGCCGGAGTTCAAGGCGCGGGAGCGCCTCTTCCCCCATTACGGCCGGGCCCTGGCCTGGGAGAAGAAGAACCTCTGAATTTTCTCGACAGCCCCGCCTCCCTGTGATAGCCTTTTCTTGAAGGCTCCGTGCGCACGCTGCGGGGGCTTCGTTGCGGGGGCAAGAAGTGAGGAGGGGAGCTGGATGGGCTTTGCGACCGTGAAGGTAAAGGAGATGTACTGCGAGAAGTGCATCGAGGAGGTCCGGCAGGTCTTGCAGACGATACCCGGCCTCCGCGAGCTGGACGTGGAGATGGGGCGGGCGTCATTCTGCTACGACGACGGCAGGCTCTCTCTCAAGGACGTGGCCCAGGTCCTGGGGGAGATAGGCTACCCGGTCTTTCTCTGACGCGCGGTGCAGACGGCGAGAGGGGCGGAAAGGGTCAGTTCGACCCGATGATTCCCTTTATGTTTCTGAAGTACGCGCTGCCCTCTAGGTTCACCCTCACCAGGCTCATCACGTCCACGTAGCCGTCGAACCTCCGGGCCAGGCTCCTGAGCACGCCGGCCTTCTCCGGGGAGACGGAGGTCATGGCGTCGGAGGCGCGCTCGTAGCCCGCCTTTCCCTGAAGGACGCAGAAATCCAGTGTGGAGGAGCAGGGGTAGTAAAGGGAGCCCACCCGCACCAGCAGGGCGTCCATCGAGGCCGGACTCTCCACCATCCTCTTGAGCCCCTCGGGGAACATGCCCACCATGAAAAGCACGTAATCTCCCACGTGCTGATAGACGGCCATCTCCCGTATGCGGCTCCCCTCCTCCCGGGCCAGCGCGCCCTCGGCCAGCATCTGCGCTATCTGGTGGAGCCTCTTTCCCCGGGCCGTCCGTATCCGCTGGAGGTTGTCCGCATGGACGAAGCGCAGGAGCAGCCACTCGGAGAAATAGGTCTCGACGTCTTCCGTGTGAAGCTCGGGA
Proteins encoded in this region:
- a CDS encoding efflux RND transporter periplasmic adaptor subunit — protein: MRAKSIVLILLAAVLLTGGCAREEAPKRERPAITGVTVEALAPSRVTEYYAASGTVTARTASAVSSRVMGMVTSIRVQEGDRVRKGDLLLTIDDRDVREKVRGAEEALSEARQALMAAREEKVLAEKTYERYRQLYEAKALTEQELDTVKTRMEVARLGEERAQAALKRARARLEEARIYLDFTRVVSPTTGVVSEKRIDAGSMAAPGMPLLIVEEPSYRLEVQVDERLLGKVKKGSPAEVTISSLGLTLTGTVSRVVPAVDPASRTFLVKVDIAQPGLRSGLYGRARFALAEREALLVPRGALVRKGQLTGVYLVGPEGVVTYRLIRVGKLYPGGYEVLSGVSSGDRIVVGGVENAVDGGMLKRPAGEGASE
- a CDS encoding efflux RND transporter permease subunit, whose product is MNDFGTAGTIARAFIRSKLTPLIVIASLLLGFFAVAVTPREEEPQILVPMIDVFVSFPGATAEEVENRVTSPMERLLWEIKGVKYVYSIARPGGNLTIVRFRVGEDMEKSLVKLYNKLYSNMDRLPPGVSTPLVKPKSIFDVPILSLTLWGKGYTGYELRRIAEELRENLKQDQDVSETTIVGGQSREVRVELQPARLASRGLTAMGIMQALKGANANLASGSFRSKGKEFLVEAGGFLTGAEDVGAVVVGVSRDAPVHLRDVATVTDGPEEPRNYVLMGHGPAGKLHDTVQYEAVTLALAKKAGANATTVASRAIQKTGALKGSVIPSDVQVTVTRNYGETAKEKSNELLKHMLIATFSVVVLIALALGWRESIVVAVAVPVTLALTLLITYLYGYTLNRVTLFALIFSIGILVDDAIVVVENIHRHFKKSGVSLMTAILAVDEVGNPTILATFTVIAALLPMAFVSGLMGPYMRPIPVGASAAMLFSLLVAFIVSPWMSYIVLKRVRKRGEGEEEHEEQGRMHAFYRRTLTPLVRRKALRRGALLGVAGLLGLALLLLPLKKVTVKMLPFDNKNELQVVMDMPEGTTLEETAALARELGEYLATVPEVTNYEAYVGAASPFNFNGLVRHYYLRQESNQGDIQVNLVGKAERKAQSHDIAKRIRPALARIGEHYGASVKVVEIPPGPPVLSTLVAEVYGPDLDRQRQIARRIKDVFQETPGVVDVDWFVEAKQPKLTYRVNKEKAAREGISTREVARTLRAFLGGESAGLVHMPGEKEPVPLVLRMPIEERSDPSSLLGVKMPSPQGKLVPLGELVQVEKGTRERAIYHKNLRRVTYVIGDVAGKEESPVYAILAMRKKIEALHLTKGYEFRQYTASQPWLTDHYSMKWDGEWHITYEVFRDLGISFAAVLVLIFILVVAWFGSFLTPIVIMSPIPLTLVGILPGHWALGAFFTATSMIGFIALAGIIVRNSILLVDFVEMEWKETGDLEEALVRAGAVRMRPILLTAAAVVVGSFVILFDPIFQGLAISMMFGAVGATALTLLAVPLVYYEMFKGRPRPGTAEEEEKPREEDEP
- the ribE gene encoding 6,7-dimethyl-8-ribityllumazine synthase; protein product: MKIIQGELRAKGLRFGIVASRFNDFMTAKLLDGALDALGRHGAEEADIDVVKVPGAFEMPLTAKKLAQKGRYDAVICLGTVIRGATPHFDYIAAEVSKGIAQVALEAGLPVAFGVVTADTIEQAVERAGSKSGNKGWDAAMTAIEMAQVMKQL
- the nusB gene encoding transcription antitermination factor NusB, encoding MKRRRAREYALQMLFQHDLTDGHADLRGFWNDKGEDTEVTEFAESLARGTMENLAAIDAVLQEAAEHWVLTRMAAVDRNILRVAAYEILYRDDIPSAVSINEALEIAKRYSSSESAAFINGILDRIARQKERA
- a CDS encoding metallophosphoesterase family protein, whose translation is MPTAVVSDVHSNLAALEAVLEDIEKRRIKEILFLGDAVGYGPDPNECVSLLRKHARVLLAGNHDWAVLGQTDIAYFNPLARAAVAWTDTVLTKANRKALASWPLTELALDGEALLVHASPEDPPAWHYLITPKDGERALRFFSERICMVGHSHRPFITEKPPEGEFNAYEDRVDFREGARYVVNAGSVGQPRDRDPRACYAVLRDGGLSFVRVPYDIERTQEGMRKAGLPAPLAERLSYGM
- a CDS encoding SprT-like domain-containing protein, with product MVAPPAGERSGQLALPFARDPDSLRRFIEGHCGRRVALALTDNARSIFSLRLRAMERQVRLHRMFLEAPEDVLRELAEYIRLGRGKTPLFWRFVRARAGELKRAEPRRAHLRPRGRHHDLTPLFRELNEEYFGGRLRCGVTWGRRSPRRGVRCRTLGSYSPHTYTVRVSPHLDRKSVPAYFIRYILYHEMLHADMGVLKRKGRRLLHSPEFKARERLFPHYGRALAWEKKNL
- a CDS encoding heavy-metal-associated domain-containing protein, whose translation is MGFATVKVKEMYCEKCIEEVRQVLQTIPGLRELDVEMGRASFCYDDGRLSLKDVAQVLGEIGYPVFL